From Sphingopyxis sp. USTB-05, the proteins below share one genomic window:
- the addB gene encoding double-strand break repair protein AddB: MADAKPTIFSIPVQRAFADALAAGLIARYADGALGLANGLIILPSNRARSAVQAAFVRASGSGLLMPRLAVIGDADLDESVALALDPIDESDAIPPAIDALKRRLMLAGLIEKHVPAGEDPITGAAAFQLAEGLGRVIDQLHYEEVAPARLADIESALGDLAGHWQASWRRLSLLVDQWPKLLATTGHIDRADRRNRLLERVSRGWRVAPPARFVVAAGVTTAAPAIARLLRTVADLPQGMVVLPGLDIGMAGEEWEALGPVKTDPEKPGDRPLETHPQYHLKLLLGRMGVSRDEVQSWDAASPFDGPDARASFTSLLFAPADYTARWQQARDLGEGIAGVTAAVFGDDGQEAQGIALMMRAALETPARTAALVTPDRGLATRVAAALARWDISVDDSAGQPLGQTPPGALLLALAEFAAAFDPVRLIALLGHPLVRAGDTRLGWLDQVRRLDLVLRGPGLVPGWGGVTARIAALAADPKARGHSAAQAIEPWWDDVVAGLGAALAPFEAGASAPPSVLLGALQSALGWLTGDGVWSGHAGRALSEIFDRWALAKGDGPALVAPDDFPAMLTDLLSGESVRPPYGGHPRLFIWGLLEARLQRADVMILGGLDEGRWPQQQSPDPWLAPGIRRMLGLAAPERQQGAAAHDFAGAFAARKVVVTRAMRSGGDPAVASRFWLRLAALAGELPEARVGGDSVTALAAALDVPAGPIAPARMPEPRPPVDARPDHISVTGVDLLAKDPYAFYAGRILRLSVLDPLRAGPDPRWLGTRVHAFMEDWQRAGATPDALEVELGRLLDDPALDALARAFWFPRIEPALRWAAGRVWEARIEGREPIATEASGMHELDGIRLSGKADRIDRLSDGSLAIVDYKTGAAPSGSAAAGGLDNQLGLLGLLAEMGKVDGVAAGPINALEYWSLKADRAKAVDGSIAATHGSRRKLKTAEEAVARAYDAFAELTASYLLGDGAFAPGDNAKRFTDYDQLMRRDEWFGRGRDLGGELP; the protein is encoded by the coding sequence ATGGCTGACGCCAAACCCACCATCTTTTCCATTCCGGTCCAACGGGCCTTTGCGGATGCGCTCGCGGCGGGGCTGATCGCGCGATATGCCGACGGCGCGCTCGGGCTGGCGAACGGGTTGATCATCCTGCCGAGCAATCGCGCGCGGAGCGCGGTGCAGGCGGCGTTCGTGCGCGCGAGCGGTTCGGGGCTGCTGATGCCCAGGCTCGCGGTGATCGGCGACGCCGACCTTGATGAGAGCGTTGCCCTCGCGCTCGACCCCATCGATGAGAGCGACGCAATCCCGCCCGCGATCGACGCGCTGAAGCGGAGGTTGATGCTTGCGGGGCTGATAGAGAAACATGTTCCGGCGGGTGAAGACCCGATCACCGGCGCTGCCGCCTTCCAGCTTGCCGAGGGGCTGGGGCGCGTGATCGACCAACTGCATTATGAGGAGGTCGCGCCCGCGCGGCTGGCCGATATCGAAAGCGCGCTCGGCGATCTGGCGGGGCATTGGCAGGCGTCGTGGCGGCGGCTGTCGCTGCTCGTCGATCAATGGCCAAAGCTGCTCGCGACAACCGGCCATATCGATCGCGCCGACCGCCGCAACCGTTTGCTTGAACGGGTGAGCCGCGGATGGCGCGTGGCACCGCCCGCACGCTTCGTCGTCGCGGCGGGCGTGACGACAGCGGCGCCTGCGATAGCGCGCCTGCTGCGCACCGTTGCGGATCTGCCACAGGGGATGGTCGTGCTGCCGGGGCTCGACATCGGCATGGCGGGCGAGGAATGGGAAGCGCTGGGGCCGGTGAAAACGGATCCCGAAAAACCCGGCGACCGGCCGCTTGAAACGCATCCGCAATATCATCTGAAGTTGCTGCTTGGTCGCATGGGCGTGTCGCGGGACGAGGTGCAGTCGTGGGACGCAGCCTCTCCCTTTGACGGCCCCGATGCACGTGCGTCCTTCACCTCGCTGCTGTTCGCGCCCGCCGATTACACCGCCCGCTGGCAGCAGGCGCGCGATCTGGGCGAGGGCATTGCCGGGGTGACTGCCGCAGTGTTCGGCGATGACGGGCAGGAAGCGCAGGGAATTGCGCTGATGATGCGCGCGGCGCTCGAAACGCCTGCGCGCACGGCGGCGTTGGTGACACCCGACCGGGGACTGGCGACGCGTGTCGCGGCGGCGCTCGCACGTTGGGACATATCGGTCGACGACAGCGCGGGGCAACCGCTGGGACAGACACCGCCAGGCGCGCTGCTGCTCGCGCTCGCCGAATTCGCCGCGGCGTTCGACCCGGTGCGCCTGATCGCGCTGCTCGGCCATCCGCTCGTGCGTGCGGGCGATACAAGGCTCGGTTGGCTCGATCAGGTGCGGCGGCTCGATCTGGTGCTGCGCGGCCCCGGACTGGTGCCGGGCTGGGGCGGGGTTACGGCGCGTATCGCGGCGCTCGCCGCCGATCCGAAGGCGCGCGGTCATTCGGCAGCGCAGGCGATCGAACCATGGTGGGACGATGTCGTCGCAGGGCTCGGAGCGGCGCTCGCGCCGTTTGAAGCGGGCGCCTCCGCACCGCCATCGGTTTTGCTCGGCGCATTGCAGTCGGCGCTCGGCTGGTTGACCGGCGACGGCGTGTGGTCAGGGCACGCGGGCCGCGCGCTGTCCGAAATCTTCGATCGCTGGGCGCTCGCGAAGGGCGACGGACCGGCGCTCGTAGCGCCCGACGATTTCCCAGCGATGCTGACCGATCTCCTGTCGGGAGAAAGCGTGCGGCCGCCCTATGGCGGGCATCCGCGATTGTTCATCTGGGGGCTGCTCGAAGCGCGGTTGCAGCGCGCCGATGTGATGATCCTCGGCGGGCTCGACGAAGGTCGCTGGCCGCAGCAGCAAAGCCCCGACCCGTGGCTTGCACCGGGCATCCGGCGAATGCTGGGGCTTGCCGCGCCCGAACGCCAGCAGGGCGCGGCAGCGCATGATTTCGCGGGCGCTTTTGCGGCGCGCAAGGTGGTGGTGACGCGCGCGATGCGCAGCGGCGGCGACCCGGCGGTGGCATCGCGCTTCTGGCTGCGGCTCGCGGCGCTTGCGGGCGAATTGCCCGAAGCGCGTGTGGGCGGCGACAGTGTCACGGCACTGGCGGCGGCGCTCGATGTGCCGGCGGGGCCAATCGCGCCCGCGCGGATGCCGGAGCCGCGGCCGCCCGTCGACGCGCGGCCCGACCATATCAGCGTCACCGGCGTCGACCTGCTTGCGAAGGATCCTTACGCCTTTTACGCGGGACGCATCCTGCGGCTGTCGGTGCTCGATCCGCTGCGCGCCGGCCCCGATCCGCGGTGGCTCGGCACGCGCGTCCATGCGTTCATGGAGGATTGGCAGCGCGCCGGGGCGACGCCCGACGCGCTCGAGGTCGAACTCGGCCGCCTGCTGGACGACCCAGCGCTCGATGCGCTCGCGCGCGCATTCTGGTTCCCGCGGATCGAGCCGGCGCTGCGCTGGGCGGCAGGGCGCGTGTGGGAAGCCCGCATCGAGGGGCGCGAGCCGATCGCGACAGAGGCTAGCGGCATGCACGAACTCGACGGCATTCGCCTGTCAGGCAAGGCCGATCGCATCGACCGGCTGTCCGACGGCAGTCTTGCCATCGTCGATTACAAGACAGGGGCGGCGCCGAGCGGCAGCGCGGCGGCGGGTGGGCTCGATAATCAATTGGGTCTGCTCGGGCTGCTCGCCGAAATGGGCAAGGTTGACGGCGTGGCCGCAGGACCGATCAACGCGCTCGAATATTGGAGCCTGAAGGCCGACCGCGCCAAAGCTGTCGACGGCAGCATCGCGGCCACGCATGGGTCGCGGCGCAAGCTCAAAACTGCCGAAGAGGCGGTTGCGCGGGCCTATGACGCGTTCGCCGAACTGACTGCCTCCTATTTGCTCGGCGACGGCGCGTTCGCGCCGGGCGACAATGCAAAGCGCTTTACCGATTACGACCAGTTGATGCGCCGTGATGAATGGTTCGGGCGTGGCAGAGATTTGGGCGGCGAACTGCCATGA
- a CDS encoding nucleotidyltransferase family protein produces the protein MSVKIESAMVMAAGIGKRMRPLTATRPKPLVRVAGKALIDHSLDRIEAAGVEHVVVNVHYLADALEAHLAAQKRKFTIAISDERDLLLETGGGMVKALPQLTGDPILIVNSDNIWTDGPQDSIRHLARHWDGDKMDALLLLIRQASATGHGGRGDFHMDGDGKLSRRKPGRIAPFVYTGIQLISPRLLDDAPEGAFSTNILWDRAIAAGRLYGLSHMGQWFDVGTPASIAPTEAALTDG, from the coding sequence GTGAGCGTGAAGATCGAAAGTGCGATGGTGATGGCGGCGGGCATCGGCAAGCGCATGCGCCCGCTGACCGCGACGCGGCCAAAGCCGCTGGTGCGGGTTGCGGGCAAGGCGCTGATCGACCACAGCCTCGACCGGATCGAGGCGGCGGGTGTCGAGCATGTCGTGGTCAATGTCCATTATCTGGCGGACGCATTGGAGGCGCATCTGGCGGCGCAGAAGCGCAAGTTCACGATCGCGATTTCCGACGAGCGCGACCTGCTGCTGGAAACCGGCGGCGGGATGGTCAAAGCGCTGCCGCAGCTTACCGGCGATCCGATCCTGATCGTCAACAGCGACAATATCTGGACCGACGGGCCGCAGGACAGCATCCGCCATCTCGCGCGCCACTGGGATGGCGACAAGATGGACGCGCTGTTGCTGCTGATCCGGCAGGCGAGCGCGACGGGGCATGGCGGGCGCGGCGATTTCCATATGGACGGCGACGGCAAGCTGTCGCGTCGCAAGCCGGGACGGATCGCGCCCTTCGTCTATACGGGCATCCAGCTCATCTCGCCGCGGCTGCTCGATGACGCGCCTGAGGGAGCGTTTTCGACGAACATCTTGTGGGACCGCGCGATTGCGGCGGGGCGGCTTTACGGCCTGTCGCATATGGGGCAATGGTTCGATGTCGGCACTCCGGCGAGCATTGCGCCGACCGAAGCCGCACTGACGGATGGCTGA
- a CDS encoding aminoglycoside phosphotransferase family protein — protein MIPPAHAPAFLAAHGWGDAQILPLAGDASFRRYFRVVDKGRQAVLMDAPPPHEDPRPFIAVAEFLCEQGLTAPTILARDLEQGLLLIDDFGDVRLRETVDEAPHTEADYYAGVTDLLVHLHARPPMDGLPVHGLEQWLDEVMLFSDWYCPALDIEVDRDAFRAAWAEVLTPVEQDGLPRVTVLRDYHAENIMLVPGKDGIAHYGLLDFQDALVGHPAYDLASVLEDARRDVSPAVETAMLARYQTATGQDIERAYWALAAQRNTRILGVFVRLWKRDNKPHYKSFQPRMWGLLERDLAHPALVPVRQWFDANVPASKRAEAWL, from the coding sequence ATGATTCCGCCCGCCCACGCGCCCGCCTTTCTTGCCGCGCATGGCTGGGGCGATGCCCAGATTTTGCCGCTCGCCGGCGATGCGTCCTTCCGCCGCTATTTCCGTGTCGTCGATAAGGGGCGGCAGGCAGTGCTGATGGATGCGCCGCCGCCGCATGAAGACCCGCGCCCGTTCATCGCGGTTGCCGAATTTCTGTGCGAACAGGGACTGACCGCGCCGACGATTCTCGCGCGCGATCTGGAGCAGGGCCTGCTGCTGATCGACGATTTCGGCGATGTGCGGCTGCGTGAGACGGTCGACGAGGCGCCGCACACCGAGGCTGACTATTATGCGGGCGTTACCGACCTGCTCGTGCATCTGCATGCGCGGCCGCCGATGGACGGACTGCCGGTACATGGGTTGGAGCAATGGCTCGACGAGGTGATGCTGTTCAGCGACTGGTATTGTCCGGCACTGGATATCGAGGTCGATCGCGATGCGTTTCGCGCTGCCTGGGCCGAGGTGCTGACGCCGGTCGAACAGGACGGTTTGCCCAGGGTAACCGTGCTGCGCGACTATCATGCCGAAAATATCATGCTCGTACCGGGCAAGGACGGCATCGCGCACTATGGCCTGCTCGATTTTCAGGACGCGCTCGTTGGGCATCCCGCCTATGACCTCGCCTCGGTGCTCGAAGATGCGCGGCGCGACGTGAGTCCGGCGGTCGAGACCGCAATGCTGGCGCGTTACCAGACGGCGACCGGGCAGGATATCGAGCGTGCCTATTGGGCGCTCGCGGCGCAGCGCAACACGCGCATTCTCGGCGTTTTTGTCCGCCTGTGGAAACGCGACAACAAGCCGCATTATAAAAGCTTCCAGCCGCGCATGTGGGGGCTGCTCGAACGCGATCTCGCGCATCCGGCGCTTGTCCCCGTTCGGCAATGGTTCGACGCCAATGTCCCCGCTTCGAAACGGGCGGAGGCTTGGCTGTGA
- the tsaE gene encoding tRNA (adenosine(37)-N6)-threonylcarbamoyltransferase complex ATPase subunit type 1 TsaE, producing the protein MTNFSTQYDLGEAERIGAAIGAALRPGDVILLSGDLGAGKTTLARAMLKERGLAGEAPSPTFAIVQPYAPPEVDLPIAHVDLYRIEDAHELIELGLDDYLYDGALLIEWPERLGEDGWPGALLLRISGEGDARVLTADVPAAWGARWPLP; encoded by the coding sequence ATGACGAACTTCTCCACGCAATATGACCTGGGCGAGGCCGAGCGGATCGGCGCGGCGATCGGTGCGGCGTTGCGGCCCGGCGATGTCATTTTGCTATCGGGCGATCTCGGCGCGGGCAAGACGACGCTGGCGCGTGCGATGCTGAAGGAGCGGGGGTTGGCCGGTGAGGCGCCAAGTCCGACTTTTGCGATCGTCCAACCCTATGCGCCGCCCGAAGTCGACCTGCCCATCGCGCATGTCGATTTGTACCGGATCGAGGATGCGCATGAACTGATCGAACTTGGCCTCGACGATTATCTTTATGACGGAGCGCTGCTGATCGAATGGCCCGAGCGACTGGGCGAAGACGGCTGGCCCGGGGCGCTGCTGCTCCGGATTTCGGGTGAAGGTGACGCGCGCGTCTTGACAGCCGATGTGCCTGCGGCTTGGGGAGCAAGATGGCCGCTCCCATGA
- a CDS encoding PAS domain-containing sensor histidine kinase: MSGSLSPELLFALGLFAALWFIAGVWATVRGIAMQRRSAFVAGQAERLASLVEASPQLPVIVRADWRIEASERLGRWLGLDRGPRNFDELRGLGSGLDAAAHDALRQAILGAQRGAKPFSLSLKPDGSSRTIIVHGAAAPQAVGGPGGVLLWLSDATDGQQALAHARRERGEAMAAFEALSGLIEAAPFPMWFRDTDLNLALVNNAYVRAVEAKSATAVIDGGIELCETVAGISAAEAADEARVAGSAQMRTIPVTIQGERRIMRVVDVPLAPEGGRVIGVAGYAIDIQELETERGAHRRFVDTQRELLDRLSAAVAQFGPDQGLSFANLPFRRLFALEADDVAEALPFARLLDAWREGGRTPEVRNYPEWRQAHVDWFAQAEASEEDWLLRDGTHLHVVAQPTPDGGLLLIAEDKTEQVQLAGARDTLLRVRTATFDNLFEAVAVFAPDGRLHLWNQRFRRLWGIDEPTLAAHPRVDALMGGLADRLAKPNQISIVQEVIRAATLERQQRVGEVRFADGRHFDFASIPLPDGNALLIMLDITASRKMEGALRERNEALEAADKSKTAFLSRMSYELRTPLTSIGGFGEMLQAGYAGKLGDQQRAYIDAIMDSVGVLGRQIDNVLDLAQGEAGTLAVERMPVDIRGLLQDALADAKAFADSEKVELVGNISANLGQIDGDAPRLSRLVAGLLDNAVRFTAPSRKSGGRVLLHADGDARGIDIIVSDNGPGMPETAVAVAKGQQGGTATGGIGLALARQLVAAHGGTMEVVSEQGQGTLVRISLPRGA; this comes from the coding sequence ATGAGCGGATCGCTTTCCCCGGAGCTTTTGTTCGCCCTCGGCCTGTTCGCGGCGCTGTGGTTCATCGCCGGCGTGTGGGCTACGGTGCGTGGGATCGCGATGCAGCGCCGCTCGGCATTCGTCGCCGGGCAGGCCGAGCGCCTGGCGAGCCTCGTCGAGGCGTCACCCCAGCTTCCCGTGATTGTGCGGGCCGACTGGCGGATCGAGGCTAGCGAGCGGCTTGGACGCTGGCTCGGGCTGGACCGTGGGCCGCGAAATTTTGATGAACTGCGCGGATTGGGAAGCGGGCTCGATGCCGCTGCTCACGACGCGCTGCGCCAGGCGATCCTGGGAGCGCAACGGGGCGCCAAGCCGTTCTCGCTGAGCCTGAAGCCCGACGGCAGCAGCCGCACGATTATCGTTCATGGGGCCGCTGCACCGCAGGCGGTCGGCGGACCGGGCGGCGTATTGCTGTGGCTGAGCGATGCGACCGATGGGCAGCAGGCGCTTGCGCACGCACGCCGCGAGCGCGGCGAAGCGATGGCGGCCTTCGAGGCACTGTCGGGACTGATCGAGGCCGCGCCCTTTCCGATGTGGTTCCGCGACACCGACCTCAATCTCGCATTGGTGAATAATGCCTATGTCCGCGCGGTCGAAGCGAAGAGCGCGACCGCGGTGATCGACGGCGGAATCGAGCTGTGCGAGACCGTCGCGGGGATCAGCGCCGCCGAAGCCGCCGACGAAGCGCGCGTGGCGGGTTCGGCGCAAATGCGTACGATCCCGGTAACGATCCAGGGCGAGCGCCGCATCATGCGCGTCGTCGATGTGCCGCTGGCGCCCGAGGGCGGGCGCGTGATCGGTGTTGCGGGCTATGCGATCGACATTCAGGAACTCGAAACCGAACGCGGTGCGCATCGCCGCTTTGTCGATACGCAGCGTGAATTGCTCGACCGTTTGTCAGCGGCGGTCGCGCAATTCGGTCCCGATCAGGGCCTGAGCTTTGCCAATCTGCCGTTCCGCCGGTTGTTCGCGCTGGAAGCCGACGATGTCGCGGAAGCGCTTCCGTTCGCGCGGCTGCTCGACGCCTGGCGCGAGGGCGGGCGGACGCCCGAGGTGCGCAACTATCCCGAATGGCGCCAGGCGCATGTCGACTGGTTCGCGCAGGCCGAGGCGAGCGAAGAGGATTGGTTGCTGCGCGACGGCACGCACCTTCACGTCGTTGCGCAACCTACCCCCGATGGCGGCCTGCTGCTGATCGCCGAGGACAAGACCGAGCAGGTGCAGCTTGCGGGCGCGCGCGATACATTGCTGCGAGTTCGTACTGCGACCTTCGACAATCTGTTCGAGGCGGTCGCCGTGTTCGCGCCCGACGGGCGGCTGCATCTGTGGAACCAGCGGTTCCGCCGCCTTTGGGGCATCGACGAGCCGACGCTTGCGGCGCACCCGAGAGTCGACGCGTTGATGGGCGGGCTGGCCGACCGGCTCGCGAAACCGAACCAGATCAGCATCGTGCAGGAGGTCATCCGCGCCGCGACGCTCGAACGGCAGCAACGCGTCGGAGAAGTCCGGTTCGCCGACGGGCGCCATTTCGATTTTGCATCGATCCCGCTGCCAGACGGCAATGCGCTGCTCATCATGCTCGACATCACCGCGAGCCGGAAAATGGAAGGCGCGCTGCGCGAACGCAACGAGGCGCTTGAAGCGGCCGACAAGTCGAAGACCGCTTTCCTGTCGCGGATGAGTTACGAACTGCGGACGCCGCTGACCTCGATCGGCGGCTTCGGCGAGATGTTGCAGGCGGGCTATGCCGGCAAACTCGGCGACCAGCAGCGCGCCTATATCGATGCGATCATGGATTCGGTCGGCGTGCTCGGGCGCCAGATCGACAATGTGCTGGACCTGGCACAGGGTGAGGCGGGGACGCTTGCGGTCGAGCGTATGCCGGTCGATATCCGTGGGCTGCTGCAAGATGCGCTGGCCGACGCCAAAGCCTTTGCCGATAGCGAGAAGGTCGAGCTGGTGGGTAACATCTCCGCAAACCTCGGCCAGATCGACGGCGATGCGCCGCGCCTGTCGCGCCTCGTCGCAGGATTGCTCGACAACGCGGTTCGCTTTACCGCGCCGTCGCGTAAATCCGGCGGACGCGTGCTGCTGCATGCCGATGGCGATGCGCGGGGGATCGACATCATCGTGTCCGACAATGGCCCCGGGATGCCCGAGACGGCCGTTGCGGTCGCCAAGGGGCAACAGGGGGGCACCGCGACGGGCGGCATCGGCCTCGCGCTTGCGCGGCAGCTCGTTGCGGCGCATGGCGGGACGATGGAAGTGGTGAGCGAGCAGGGGCAGGGCACGCTCGTGCGCATCAGTCTGCCGCGCGGCGCATGA
- the ahcY gene encoding adenosylhomocysteinase, which produces MATLAADTHDYVIADIGLADFGRKEINIAETEMPGLMALRSEFGAAQPLKGARITGSLHMTIQTAVLIETLTALGAEVRWATCNIFSTQDHAAAAIAASGVPVFAVKGESLADYWDYVGRIFDWGVEDGTTCNLILDDGGDATMFALWGAKLEAGETMPAPENEEEIEMQRALKAFVAAHPGYLTKTVKAIKGVSEETTTGVHRLYHIAKKGELPFPAINVNDSVTKSKFDNLYGCKESLVDAIRRGTDVMLAGKVATVAGFGDVGKGSAQSLRNGGARVLVTEIDPICALQAAMEGFEVVTMDEAVKRSDIFVTATGNADVITAEHMAAMKNMAIVCNIGHFDSEIQIAALANYKWTEVKPQVDLVEFPDGKQIIILSKGRLVNLGNATGHPSFVMSASFTNQTLAQIELWTRSEQYKNDVYVLPKHLDEKVAALHLEKLGVKLSQLSQKQADYIGVPVEGPFKPDHYRY; this is translated from the coding sequence GTGGCTACTCTCGCCGCCGACACCCATGATTATGTGATCGCCGACATCGGTCTCGCCGACTTCGGGCGCAAGGAAATCAACATCGCCGAAACCGAGATGCCGGGCCTGATGGCGCTGCGCAGCGAGTTCGGCGCGGCGCAGCCGCTGAAGGGCGCGCGCATTACCGGATCGCTGCACATGACGATCCAGACCGCAGTGCTGATCGAGACGCTGACCGCGCTCGGCGCCGAAGTTCGCTGGGCGACGTGCAACATCTTCTCGACCCAGGACCATGCCGCCGCCGCGATCGCCGCGTCGGGCGTGCCGGTGTTCGCGGTTAAGGGCGAAAGCCTTGCCGATTATTGGGACTATGTCGGCCGCATCTTTGACTGGGGTGTGGAAGACGGCACGACCTGCAACCTGATCCTCGACGACGGCGGCGACGCCACGATGTTCGCGCTGTGGGGTGCGAAGCTCGAAGCCGGCGAAACCATGCCGGCGCCCGAGAATGAAGAAGAGATCGAGATGCAGCGCGCGCTGAAGGCGTTCGTTGCCGCGCACCCCGGCTATCTGACCAAGACGGTCAAGGCGATCAAGGGCGTGTCGGAAGAAACGACGACCGGTGTCCACCGCCTGTACCACATTGCGAAGAAGGGCGAGCTGCCTTTCCCCGCGATCAACGTCAATGACAGCGTCACCAAGTCGAAGTTCGACAATCTTTATGGTTGCAAGGAATCGCTGGTCGACGCGATCCGCCGCGGCACCGACGTGATGCTCGCGGGCAAGGTTGCGACCGTCGCGGGCTTCGGCGACGTCGGCAAGGGCTCGGCGCAGTCGCTGCGTAACGGCGGTGCCCGCGTCCTCGTCACCGAAATCGATCCGATCTGCGCGCTGCAGGCGGCGATGGAAGGTTTCGAGGTCGTGACGATGGACGAAGCGGTCAAGCGTTCGGACATTTTCGTCACCGCGACCGGCAACGCCGACGTCATCACTGCCGAACATATGGCGGCGATGAAGAATATGGCGATCGTCTGCAACATCGGCCACTTCGACAGCGAGATCCAGATTGCGGCGCTCGCCAATTACAAGTGGACCGAAGTGAAGCCGCAGGTCGACCTGGTCGAGTTCCCCGACGGCAAGCAGATCATCATCCTGTCGAAGGGCCGCCTGGTCAATCTGGGCAACGCGACGGGCCACCCGAGCTTCGTGATGTCGGCGAGCTTCACCAACCAGACGCTTGCGCAGATCGAGCTTTGGACGCGTAGCGAGCAGTACAAGAATGACGTGTACGTCCTGCCCAAGCATCTCGACGAAAAGGTCGCGGCGCTTCACCTCGAAAAGCTGGGCGTGAAGCTTAGCCAACTGAGCCAGAAGCAGGCCGATTATATCGGCGTGCCGGTCGAAGGCCCGTTCAAGCCCGACCATTATCGTTATTGA
- a CDS encoding YqgE/AlgH family protein codes for MSTDPTWFTGQLLLALPGIGDPRFEHSVIAMISHDEEGAMGIGIGEPIDGMTVGAVLDQLEIEHEVPLDQPVFLGGPVEPSRGFVLHSRDWGGQEAVQVGDRWMVSSSHDILRAIGEGRGPSRWLVALGYAGWSPGQLESELVRHGWHVTPGSDGLLFETPPAERWQAAFAEAGVDARLLTTEGGEA; via the coding sequence ATGAGCACAGACCCCACCTGGTTCACCGGCCAGCTGCTGCTTGCGCTGCCGGGCATCGGCGATCCCCGTTTCGAGCATTCGGTGATCGCGATGATCAGCCATGACGAAGAGGGCGCGATGGGGATCGGCATCGGCGAGCCGATCGACGGGATGACCGTCGGCGCGGTGCTCGACCAGCTCGAAATCGAACATGAGGTTCCGCTCGACCAGCCGGTTTTCCTTGGCGGACCCGTCGAGCCGTCGCGCGGTTTTGTGCTGCACAGCCGCGATTGGGGTGGGCAGGAGGCCGTACAGGTTGGCGATCGCTGGATGGTATCGAGTTCGCATGACATATTGCGCGCGATCGGCGAGGGGCGTGGCCCGTCGCGCTGGCTGGTGGCGCTGGGCTATGCGGGATGGTCGCCGGGGCAACTCGAAAGCGAGCTCGTTCGCCATGGCTGGCACGTAACGCCGGGCAGCGACGGCCTGCTATTCGAAACGCCGCCCGCCGAACGGTGGCAGGCGGCGTTTGCCGAAGCGGGAGTGGACGCCCGCTTGCTGACGACAGAAGGCGGCGAGGCCTAA
- a CDS encoding peroxiredoxin, whose translation MTIQTGDKLPDATFVKVTESGPEQVTTADYFKGRKVALFSVPGAFTPTCSAKHLPGFVDKADELKAKGVDEIVCTAVNDAFVMGAWGKSASAGDSVTMLADGNGAFAEAVGLTMDGTAFGMGKRGQRFSMIVNDGVVEQLNVEAPGEFKVSSADHMLEQL comes from the coding sequence ATGACGATCCAGACCGGAGACAAGCTTCCCGACGCGACCTTCGTAAAGGTCACCGAAAGCGGCCCCGAACAAGTCACGACCGCCGATTATTTTAAGGGCCGCAAGGTCGCGCTCTTTTCGGTTCCCGGTGCCTTCACCCCGACCTGCTCCGCGAAACACCTGCCGGGCTTCGTCGACAAGGCCGATGAGCTGAAGGCCAAGGGCGTCGACGAGATCGTCTGCACCGCGGTCAACGACGCTTTTGTGATGGGCGCGTGGGGCAAGAGCGCCAGCGCGGGCGACAGCGTCACGATGCTCGCCGACGGCAATGGCGCGTTCGCCGAAGCCGTGGGCCTCACCATGGACGGCACCGCCTTCGGCATGGGCAAGCGCGGCCAGCGTTTCTCGATGATCGTCAACGACGGCGTGGTCGAACAGCTCAACGTCGAAGCGCCGGGCGAATTCAAGGTGTCGAGCGCCGACCATATGCTCGAACAGCTCTGA